The following proteins are co-located in the Castanea sativa cultivar Marrone di Chiusa Pesio chromosome 8, ASM4071231v1 genome:
- the LOC142607667 gene encoding acyl-lipid omega-3 desaturase (cytochrome b5), endoplasmic reticulum-like yields the protein MKEPVVEEMQRQGELTNHGVHGVEQKEYFDPSAPPPFKIAEIRAAIPKHCWVKNPWRSLCYVLRDVFVVFALVAAAIYFNSWTFWPLYWAAQGTMFWALFVLGHDCGHGSFSDNLILNSVVGHILHSSILVPYHGWRISHRTHHQNHGNVENDESWVPLTEKVYKSLNHSTRMLRFTVPLPLFAYPIYLWWRAPGKEGSHFNPYSNLFAPNERKDVITSTLCWSAMVALLICLSFVVGPIQMLKLYGVPYLIFIMWLDFVTYLHHHGHEEKLPWYRGKEWSYLRGGLTTVDRDYGWFNNIHHDIGTHVIHHLFPQIPHYHLVEATKAAKPVLGKYYREPKKSGPFPSHLFENLVRSIKEDHYVDDSGEIVYYQTDIELYKASKSKSS from the exons ATGAAGGAGCCAGTTGTTGAAGAAATGCAGAGACAAGGTGAGCTTACTAATCATGGTGTTCATGGGGTTGAGCAAAAAGAATATTTCGACCCAAGTGCGCCGCCTCCATTTAAGATAGCTGAGATCCGAGCTGCCATTCCCAAGCATTGCTGGGTCAAGAATCCATGGAGGTCTCTGTGTTATGTTCTCAGAGATGTCTTTGTGGTCTTTGCATTGGTAGCAGCTGCAATCTACTTCAATAGCTGGACTTTTTGGCCACTTTACTGGGCTGCTCAGGGGACCATGTTCTGGGCTCTATTTGTTCTTGGACATGATTG TGGCCATGGAAGCTTTTCTGACAACCTCATTCTAAATAGTGTTGTGGGGCATATCTTGCATTCTTCAATTCTTGTGCCTTACCATGGATG GAGAATTAGCCACAGAACTCACCATCAGAACCATGGGAATGTGGAGAATGATGAGTCATGGGTTCCG ttGACTGAGAAGGTATACAAGAGTTTAAATCATAGCACTCGAATGCTGAGGTTCACAGTGCCTTTACCCCTCTTTGCATACCCAATTTATCTG TGGTGGAGAGCTCCAGGGAAGGAAGGTTCTCACTTCAACCCTTACAGCAATTTGTTCGCCCCTAATGAGAGGAAAGATGTGATAACCTCAACTCTGTGCTGGTCTGCAATGGTTGCTCTGCTTATCTGTCTATCCTTTGTGGTAGGTCCAATCCAAATGCTAAAGCTGTACGGTGTGCCTTACTTG ATTTTCATAATGTGGCTGGATTTTGTGACATATTTACATCACCATGGTCATGAGGAGAAACTTCCTTGGTACCGCGGCAAG GAATGGAGTTATCTAAGGGGAGGGCTTACAACAGTTGATCGTGATTATGGATGGTTTAACAACATCCACCATGATATTGGCACTCATGTTATACATCACCTCTTCCCTCAAATCCCGCATTATCACCTAGTGGAAGCG ACCAAGGCAGCTAAACCAGTGCTTGGGAAGTATTATCGTGAGCCAAAGAAATCCGGGCCTTTTCCATCTCACTTATTCGAGAATCTAGTAAGAAGCATTAAAGAAGACCACTATGTCGATGATTCTGGAGAGATCGTCTACTATCAGACTGACATTGAATTGTATAAAGCTTCTAAGAGCAAGTCTAGCTGA